Proteins encoded within one genomic window of Cellulomonas flavigena DSM 20109:
- a CDS encoding alpha/beta fold hydrolase: MTLLLREPARPGTDPHVARLRVDGLPLRTSTYAADERVATGRPFVLVHGLGASSVTFADLAQHLRRHGTVHALDLPGFGRVPRPAEPLGMGDLGRLVARWAERTGVHDAVLVGHSMGTQVVTEVLATSPVTASHAVLLGPTVDDTAATVARQLVRLAASCATEPPHVLAQLARTTLECGPRWYTAELTRMLDHDVLGLLRRAGAPVLVVRGSRDRVAPAGWVERLARVAPRGRAATLPGAAHNTMQSHAREVAALVLEHAGMLSAEQRSTGPSPTDPPRDGPGQEPAEHGVP, from the coding sequence GTGACCCTGCTGCTGCGCGAGCCGGCCCGGCCCGGGACCGACCCGCACGTCGCGCGCCTGCGGGTCGACGGGCTGCCGCTGCGCACGTCGACGTACGCCGCCGACGAGCGCGTGGCCACCGGCCGGCCCTTCGTGCTGGTCCACGGCCTCGGCGCGTCGTCGGTCACGTTCGCGGACCTCGCGCAGCACCTGCGTCGCCACGGCACCGTGCACGCGCTCGACCTGCCGGGGTTCGGGCGCGTGCCGCGCCCCGCCGAGCCGCTGGGGATGGGCGACCTCGGCAGGCTGGTCGCCCGGTGGGCAGAGCGCACGGGCGTGCACGACGCGGTGCTCGTGGGGCACTCCATGGGCACGCAGGTGGTCACCGAGGTGCTCGCGACGTCGCCGGTGACGGCGTCCCACGCCGTGCTGCTCGGGCCCACCGTCGACGACACCGCCGCCACGGTGGCGCGGCAGCTCGTGCGGCTCGCCGCGAGCTGCGCCACCGAGCCGCCCCACGTGCTCGCGCAGCTGGCGCGCACGACGCTGGAGTGCGGCCCGCGCTGGTACACCGCGGAGCTGACGCGGATGCTCGACCACGACGTGCTCGGCCTGCTGCGCCGCGCCGGCGCGCCCGTGCTGGTCGTGCGCGGCTCGCGCGACCGGGTCGCACCCGCCGGGTGGGTCGAGCGGCTCGCGCGCGTCGCTCCGCGCGGCCGCGCCGCGACACTGCCCGGGGCGGCGCACAACACGATGCAGTCCCACGCGCGTGAGGTCGCCGCGCTCGTCCTGGAGCACGCCGGGATGCTGTCGGCCGAGCAGCGGTCCACCGGGCCGTCGCCCACCGACCCGCCGCGCGACGGCCCGGGGCAGGAGCCCGCGGAGCACGGTGTGCCATGA
- a CDS encoding DHA2 family efflux MFS transporter permease subunit — MTDSTTPSTAVAPSPAAAPAAPAAPASLSPRDRLAVALLLVSTFVVILNETIMGVALPRLMVDLAITASAAQWLTTAFLLTMAVVIPVTGFFLQRTTTRRAFLTAMGLFSLGTLVSALAPGFEVLLVGRVVQALGTAVMLPLLMTTVMTVTPPASRGRTMGNISIVISVAPALGPTISGLILSVLDWRWMFGLVLPIALGALALGALRLPDVTEPRHARVDLVSVLLSAVAFGGLVLGMSRIGEAATGDVQPATLGALVAGAAGLTLFIARQVRLQRTDDALLDLRTFRSRTFAVAVGLMALMMMSLFGVIIMLPIYAQTVLGLEVLTTGLMLLPGGLLMGLLAPAVGRAYDKVGARPLLVPGTVLVGVAVWGMALLLGPQSSPWLLVAAHLTMSAGLALVFTPLFTSALGSVPPERYSHGSAVIGTVQQVAGAAGTAVFVTVLSATAAGLTSGGASEVAATAGGVHAAFLVGALLTLPAVAAAFAVRPAPAGTTVPAHH; from the coding sequence TTGACCGACAGCACCACCCCCTCGACCGCCGTGGCACCGTCCCCGGCCGCCGCGCCCGCCGCGCCCGCCGCGCCCGCGAGCCTGTCGCCGCGCGACCGGCTCGCCGTCGCGCTGCTGCTGGTCTCGACGTTCGTCGTGATCCTCAACGAGACGATCATGGGCGTCGCCCTGCCCCGCCTCATGGTCGACCTCGCCATCACCGCGAGCGCCGCGCAGTGGCTGACCACCGCGTTCCTCCTGACGATGGCCGTCGTCATCCCCGTCACGGGGTTCTTCCTGCAGCGCACGACGACGCGCCGCGCGTTCCTCACCGCGATGGGGCTGTTCTCGCTCGGCACGCTCGTCAGCGCGCTGGCCCCGGGCTTCGAGGTGCTGCTCGTCGGCCGGGTCGTGCAGGCGCTGGGCACCGCGGTCATGCTGCCGCTGCTCATGACGACCGTGATGACCGTGACGCCCCCGGCGTCACGCGGGCGCACGATGGGCAACATCTCCATCGTCATCTCCGTGGCGCCCGCGCTGGGGCCGACCATCTCCGGGCTGATCCTCTCGGTGCTCGACTGGCGCTGGATGTTCGGGCTGGTCCTGCCGATCGCGCTCGGCGCGCTCGCGCTCGGGGCCCTGCGCCTGCCCGACGTCACCGAGCCGCGCCACGCGCGGGTCGACCTCGTGTCGGTGCTGCTGTCCGCGGTCGCGTTCGGCGGTCTGGTCCTCGGCATGTCCCGCATCGGCGAGGCCGCGACCGGCGACGTGCAGCCGGCGACGCTCGGCGCGCTCGTCGCGGGCGCCGCCGGGCTCACGCTCTTCATCGCGCGGCAGGTGCGCCTGCAGCGCACGGACGACGCGCTGCTCGACCTGCGCACGTTCCGCTCCCGCACCTTCGCGGTCGCGGTCGGGCTCATGGCACTGATGATGATGTCGCTGTTCGGCGTCATCATCATGCTGCCGATCTACGCGCAGACGGTGCTGGGGCTCGAGGTCCTCACCACGGGCCTCATGCTGCTGCCCGGCGGGCTGCTCATGGGCCTGCTCGCGCCGGCGGTGGGCCGCGCCTACGACAAGGTGGGGGCGCGCCCGCTGCTCGTGCCGGGCACGGTGCTGGTCGGGGTCGCCGTGTGGGGCATGGCCCTGCTGCTGGGCCCGCAGAGCTCGCCCTGGCTGCTCGTGGCGGCGCACCTGACGATGTCGGCGGGGCTCGCCCTGGTCTTCACGCCGCTGTTCACCTCCGCGCTGGGATCGGTCCCGCCCGAGCGGTACTCGCACGGCTCCGCGGTCATCGGCACCGTGCAGCAGGTCGCCGGCGCCGCAGGCACCGCGGTGTTCGTCACCGTGCTGTCGGCCACCGCCGCGGGCCTGACCTCCGGCGGCGCCTCGGAGGTCGCCGCGACGGCCGGTGGCGTGCACGCCGCGTTCCTCGTCGGTGCGCTGCTCACGCTGCCCGCCGTCGCGGCCGCGTTCGCCGTGCGGCCCGCCCCCGCGGGCACCACGGTCCCCGCGCACCACTGA
- a CDS encoding response regulator transcription factor has product MRVLVVDDEVGLVRALRRGLTAEGFAVDAAHDGETGLAMAVDGAYDVLVVDVMLPRRNGYDVVTALRALDVWTPVLMLSAKDGEHDVADGLDVGADDYLTKPFSFVVLVARLRALVRRPVAPRPAVLRAGALTLDPATREVTRDGRPVDLTARETALLEYLLRHADRVVGKIELLDHVFDTGGEDPNVVEVYVGYLRRKLGRDAVLTVRGTGYRVGAG; this is encoded by the coding sequence GTGCGGGTGCTGGTGGTCGACGACGAGGTCGGGCTGGTGCGCGCCCTGCGCCGCGGCCTGACCGCCGAGGGGTTCGCGGTCGACGCCGCGCACGACGGCGAGACGGGCCTGGCGATGGCGGTCGACGGCGCGTACGACGTGCTCGTCGTCGACGTCATGCTGCCGCGGCGCAACGGTTACGACGTCGTCACCGCGCTGCGCGCGCTCGACGTGTGGACGCCCGTGCTCATGCTCTCGGCGAAGGACGGCGAGCACGACGTGGCCGACGGGCTCGACGTGGGCGCCGACGACTACCTCACCAAGCCGTTCTCGTTCGTGGTGCTCGTGGCGCGGCTGCGGGCGCTCGTGCGCCGGCCCGTCGCGCCGCGTCCGGCCGTGCTGCGGGCCGGTGCGCTGACGCTCGACCCCGCGACGCGCGAGGTGACGCGCGACGGGCGGCCCGTGGACCTCACCGCGCGGGAGACCGCGCTGCTGGAGTACCTGCTGCGCCACGCCGACCGCGTGGTCGGCAAGATCGAGCTGCTCGACCACGTCTTCGACACCGGGGGCGAGGACCCGAACGTCGTCGAGGTGTACGTCGGCTACCTGCGGCGCAAGCTGGGCAGGGACGCGGTGCTCACGGTGCGCGGCACCGGGTACCGGGTGGGTGCGGGGTGA
- the mtnN gene encoding 5'-methylthioadenosine/S-adenosylhomocysteine nucleosidase: MSEALTAAPGAQVDAVVVTAMGVEATPFLERAAHVGDEVEALGARRRVLDLGGPRVMLVTCGIGLVNAASAATLALHGSRPRVVLSAGSAGGMGLDVRVGDVVVGASTVYGAADARVFGYALGQVPGMPARFDADPDLLDAVDGVDAGGLTVRTGTILSSDVFVDAERVGAMREAFPDALACDMESTALAHTAHLAGVPFLSVRGISDLCGPIAGVDFGAHVDDAAERSATVVLGLLDAVLAPA, from the coding sequence GTGAGCGAGGCGCTCACCGCCGCGCCCGGCGCGCAGGTCGACGCGGTCGTCGTCACCGCAATGGGCGTCGAGGCCACACCGTTCCTCGAGCGCGCCGCGCACGTCGGTGACGAGGTGGAGGCCCTCGGCGCCCGGCGCCGCGTGCTGGACCTCGGCGGTCCGCGGGTCATGCTCGTGACGTGCGGCATCGGTCTGGTCAACGCCGCGTCGGCCGCGACGCTCGCGCTGCACGGCTCCCGACCGCGCGTCGTGCTCAGCGCGGGCTCGGCCGGCGGCATGGGGCTCGACGTGCGCGTCGGGGACGTCGTGGTCGGCGCGTCGACGGTCTACGGGGCGGCCGACGCCCGGGTCTTCGGGTACGCGCTCGGGCAGGTGCCCGGTATGCCCGCGCGGTTCGACGCCGACCCGGACCTGCTCGACGCCGTCGACGGTGTCGACGCGGGCGGGCTGACGGTCCGCACGGGCACGATCCTGTCGAGCGACGTCTTCGTGGACGCCGAGCGGGTCGGGGCGATGCGGGAGGCGTTCCCCGACGCGCTCGCGTGCGACATGGAGTCGACCGCGCTCGCGCACACCGCGCACCTGGCCGGTGTGCCGTTCCTGTCGGTGCGCGGCATCTCGGACCTGTGCGGCCCGATCGCCGGCGTGGACTTCGGCGCGCACGTCGACGACGCCGCCGAGCGGTCCGCGACGGTCGTCCTGGGACTGCTCGACGCGGTGCTCGCTCCTGCCTGA
- a CDS encoding S-ribosylhomocysteine lyase, producing MNVESFNLDHRTVVAPYIRLADLKELPHGDVISKFDVRFAQPNVAHLEMDAVHSLEHLFAEHSRNHSGRVLDFSPMGCQTGFYLMLEGRWEEQDVHDLVAATLTDILGATEVPAANEVQCGWGAHHTLAGAQDVARTFLAARDGWSTVTA from the coding sequence ATGAACGTCGAGTCGTTCAACCTGGACCACCGGACCGTCGTCGCGCCGTACATCCGGCTCGCGGACCTCAAGGAGCTGCCGCACGGGGACGTCATCTCCAAGTTCGACGTGCGCTTCGCGCAGCCGAACGTCGCCCACCTCGAGATGGACGCCGTGCACTCCCTCGAGCACCTGTTCGCCGAGCACTCGCGCAACCACTCGGGCCGCGTGCTCGACTTCTCCCCCATGGGCTGCCAGACGGGCTTCTACCTCATGCTCGAGGGCCGCTGGGAGGAGCAGGACGTGCACGACCTCGTCGCCGCGACCCTCACGGACATCCTGGGGGCCACGGAGGTGCCCGCCGCCAACGAGGTGCAGTGCGGCTGGGGCGCGCACCACACGCTCGCCGGCGCGCAGGACGTGGCCCGCACGTTCCTCGCGGCGCGCGACGGGTGGAGCACGGTGACCGCGTGA
- a CDS encoding LolA family protein codes for MDTAPVSPTRTRARAAWAVPAAAVVAVAAAFAAPPLLASARSASLPLLTAEELLERVLDAEPPALSGTVVHTARLGLPDLSLTQVAGADPVSLLGGSTTLRVWSDGGQRSRVSLLGTASEYSVVTDGAQAWTYSSSDDEVVHYAPSPQDAQRVEELAQASPPADLPTPDELGRDALERAREHATVGVDAATTVAGRDAYQVVVTPRSDTTLVGRVVVAVDAATWSPLRVQVWSSDDAATPALELGFTDVTFADPGDAVLTFSAPPGASVREVVVPLPTEEDLAERATDASWPTDADDAELPEGVQVTGEGWDTVLELSGVDAAALVAGDPAAVAGMPGVDKQFAGEGAQGLYEQFAPEGDGPPMDLDTASLYDQLTTPVEGGRALTSSLLSVLVLDDGRVLVGSVPVDVLRATADA; via the coding sequence ATGGACACCGCACCCGTCTCCCCCACCAGGACGAGGGCCCGCGCCGCCTGGGCCGTGCCCGCCGCGGCCGTCGTCGCCGTCGCCGCCGCGTTCGCCGCGCCGCCGCTGCTCGCGTCCGCGCGCTCGGCGAGCCTCCCGCTGCTCACCGCCGAGGAGCTGCTCGAGCGCGTGCTCGACGCCGAGCCGCCGGCGCTGTCGGGCACGGTCGTGCACACCGCGCGCCTCGGCCTGCCGGACCTGTCCCTCACGCAGGTGGCGGGGGCCGACCCCGTGAGCCTGCTCGGCGGTTCGACGACGCTGCGCGTGTGGAGCGACGGCGGGCAGCGCTCGCGCGTGTCGCTGCTCGGCACCGCGTCGGAGTACTCGGTGGTGACCGACGGCGCGCAGGCGTGGACGTACTCGTCGTCCGACGACGAGGTCGTGCACTACGCACCGTCGCCGCAGGACGCGCAGCGGGTCGAGGAGCTCGCGCAGGCGAGCCCGCCCGCGGACCTGCCGACGCCCGACGAGCTCGGCCGCGACGCGCTCGAGCGGGCGCGGGAGCACGCGACCGTCGGCGTCGACGCGGCGACGACGGTGGCAGGGCGCGACGCCTACCAGGTGGTGGTGACGCCCCGCAGCGACACGACGCTCGTGGGGCGGGTCGTCGTGGCCGTGGACGCCGCGACCTGGTCGCCGCTGCGCGTGCAGGTGTGGAGCAGCGACGACGCGGCGACGCCCGCGCTCGAGCTCGGCTTCACGGACGTGACGTTCGCCGACCCCGGCGACGCGGTCCTCACGTTCTCGGCGCCTCCGGGCGCGAGTGTCCGGGAGGTCGTCGTGCCGCTGCCCACCGAGGAGGACCTCGCCGAGCGCGCAACCGACGCCTCGTGGCCCACCGACGCGGACGACGCCGAGCTGCCCGAGGGCGTCCAGGTCACCGGCGAGGGCTGGGACACGGTCCTCGAGCTGTCCGGGGTGGACGCCGCCGCACTGGTCGCGGGTGACCCCGCGGCGGTCGCCGGGATGCCCGGCGTCGACAAGCAGTTCGCGGGCGAGGGCGCGCAGGGGCTCTACGAGCAGTTCGCGCCCGAGGGGGACGGTCCGCCGATGGACCTCGACACCGCGTCGCTGTACGACCAGCTCACGACGCCCGTCGAGGGCGGACGTGCGCTGACGTCGAGCCTGCTCTCGGTGCTGGTGCTCGACGACGGCCGCGTGCTCGTCGGCTCCGTGCCGGTGGACGTGCTGCGCGCGACGGCCGACGCGTGA
- a CDS encoding ABC transporter permease: MSLADTARREAPADLAPARHRGATARLVRSELGLVLGRRRNVVLLAGLGLVPLLLGVVVSLARDAGLEGQGPPFLSDVTGNGLFLVVVSLFLCTPFLLPLTIGIASGDAIAGEASAGTLRYLLTVPVGRGRLLAVKALGALTFAAAAVLAVAVVGLVTGAVLFGVGDLTLLSGDTVPLADGVLRVAGVVLYVGLSMTGLVAVGLFFSTLTEVPVGAMAATVVVAVVSSVLVQLPQLAAIHPLLLTYHWFDFAEMLRVVPSVHQLAQGLAVQAGWVAVFGSLAWARFTTADVTS; encoded by the coding sequence ATGTCGCTCGCTGACACCGCGCGGCGCGAGGCGCCCGCCGACCTCGCACCCGCCCGCCACCGCGGCGCCACGGCACGGCTCGTGCGCTCCGAGCTCGGGCTGGTGCTGGGTCGGCGGCGCAACGTCGTGCTGCTCGCCGGGCTCGGCCTGGTCCCGCTGCTGCTCGGCGTGGTCGTCTCGCTCGCGCGCGACGCGGGCCTCGAGGGCCAGGGGCCGCCGTTCCTCTCCGACGTCACCGGCAACGGGCTGTTCCTCGTCGTGGTCTCGCTGTTCCTGTGCACACCGTTCCTGCTGCCCCTGACCATCGGGATCGCGTCGGGCGACGCGATCGCCGGTGAGGCCTCCGCCGGCACGCTGCGCTACCTGCTCACGGTTCCCGTCGGCCGCGGGCGGCTGCTGGCCGTGAAGGCGCTGGGGGCGCTGACGTTCGCGGCCGCCGCGGTCCTCGCGGTCGCGGTGGTCGGGCTCGTCACGGGTGCCGTGCTGTTCGGCGTCGGGGACCTCACGCTGCTGTCCGGGGACACGGTGCCGCTGGCGGACGGCGTGCTGCGCGTCGCGGGCGTCGTGCTGTACGTCGGGCTGTCGATGACCGGCCTCGTCGCCGTCGGGCTGTTCTTCTCCACGCTCACCGAGGTGCCGGTCGGCGCGATGGCCGCCACCGTGGTCGTCGCGGTGGTCTCGAGCGTGCTCGTCCAGCTGCCGCAGCTCGCGGCGATCCACCCGCTGCTGCTGACGTACCACTGGTTCGACTTCGCGGAGATGCTGCGCGTGGTGCCGTCGGTGCACCAGCTCGCGCAAGGGCTCGCCGTGCAGGCCGGCTGGGTCGCCGTGTTCGGGTCCCTCGCGTGGGCGCGGTTCACGACGGCCGACGTCACGTCCTGA
- a CDS encoding esterase/lipase family protein, with product MSGATGDPDLAAGVRRRWQQGVAWARDYAWIARAQVAASLRRQSATPTSGAGAPVLLLPGIYETWPVMGTLARALHAAGHPVHTVPALGLNHRPLEASAQHAAAQLTELDLRGVVLVAHSKGGLIGKLLLTHPEVGPRVAGLVAVNTPFAGSVYARWFPARSVRALSPRDPHVLALARDVAAHARIWSVHARFDPHVPGGSELAGAVNVRLPLDGHFRLLDDPRLHAAVVEAVARLAAPGQGPAGT from the coding sequence ATGAGCGGGGCGACGGGCGACCCGGACCTCGCGGCAGGGGTCCGGCGGCGGTGGCAGCAGGGTGTCGCATGGGCGCGCGACTACGCGTGGATCGCCCGGGCCCAGGTCGCGGCGAGCCTCCGGCGGCAGTCGGCGACGCCGACGTCGGGCGCGGGCGCTCCCGTGCTCCTGCTGCCCGGGATCTACGAGACGTGGCCCGTCATGGGCACGCTCGCCCGGGCGCTGCACGCGGCGGGGCACCCCGTCCACACGGTGCCGGCGCTCGGCCTCAACCACCGTCCGCTCGAGGCCTCCGCGCAGCACGCCGCCGCGCAGCTCACCGAGCTCGACCTGCGAGGCGTCGTCCTCGTCGCGCACTCCAAGGGCGGCCTCATCGGCAAGCTCCTGCTGACGCACCCGGAGGTCGGCCCGCGCGTCGCCGGGCTCGTCGCCGTCAACACGCCGTTCGCCGGGTCGGTGTACGCCCGGTGGTTCCCCGCGCGGTCCGTGCGCGCGCTGTCCCCGCGGGACCCGCACGTGCTCGCCCTCGCGCGCGACGTCGCGGCGCACGCGCGCATCTGGTCGGTGCACGCGCGCTTCGACCCGCACGTGCCCGGCGGCAGCGAGCTCGCCGGGGCCGTCAACGTGCGGCTCCCGCTCGACGGGCACTTCCGCCTGCTCGACGACCCGCGGCTGCACGCAGCCGTCGTCGAGGCGGTCGCGCGTCTCGCCGCGCCCGGCCAGGGCCCCGCGGGGACCTGA
- a CDS encoding ABC transporter ATP-binding protein, with amino-acid sequence MTTTTGTAGAAATAVAPAVRQAGAVNDDAIRTHGLTKRFRSGQVAVDGVDLAVPRGAVYGFLGPNGSGKTTTIRMLLGLVTPTAGEVHLLGEPMPRSAARVLPRVGALVEGPAFQPYLSGRANLARLDAVDASADPRTARTRADAALDRVGLGAAADKRYRQYSLGMKQRLGLAAALLRPRDLLVLDEPTNGLDPQGTREVRHLVRELADGGTTVLVSSHLLAEIEQVCTHVGIMGAGRLLLQGPRAALTARRGSQVVVRTAAADAPAALAELRRLGLADATAGRTLADGDVTVTAALPGPSDDGTTAPPPPEVAAALVRAGVGLLGFEVRRPSLEEVFVELTGEGFDVAR; translated from the coding sequence GTGACCACGACGACGGGCACGGCGGGTGCGGCGGCCACGGCCGTCGCACCCGCCGTGCGCCAGGCTGGTGCCGTGAACGACGACGCGATCCGCACGCACGGTCTGACCAAGCGGTTCCGCAGCGGTCAGGTCGCGGTCGACGGTGTCGACCTGGCCGTGCCGCGCGGCGCCGTCTACGGGTTCCTCGGGCCGAACGGCTCGGGCAAGACCACGACGATCCGCATGCTGCTGGGCCTCGTGACGCCGACGGCGGGCGAGGTGCACCTGCTGGGCGAGCCGATGCCCCGGTCCGCCGCCCGCGTCCTGCCGCGCGTCGGCGCGCTCGTCGAGGGGCCCGCGTTCCAGCCGTATCTCTCCGGTCGCGCCAACCTCGCGCGCCTCGACGCGGTCGACGCGTCGGCCGACCCGCGGACGGCCCGCACCCGCGCGGACGCCGCGCTGGACCGCGTCGGGCTCGGTGCCGCCGCGGACAAGCGGTACCGGCAGTACTCGCTCGGCATGAAGCAGCGACTCGGCCTGGCCGCGGCGCTGCTGCGCCCCCGGGACCTGCTCGTGCTCGACGAGCCGACCAACGGGCTCGACCCGCAGGGCACGCGGGAGGTGCGGCACCTCGTGCGCGAGCTCGCGGACGGCGGGACGACCGTGCTCGTCTCGTCGCACCTGCTGGCGGAGATCGAGCAGGTCTGCACGCACGTGGGGATCATGGGCGCCGGGCGGCTGCTGCTGCAGGGCCCGCGCGCCGCGCTCACGGCGCGCCGCGGGTCGCAGGTGGTGGTCCGCACGGCGGCGGCCGACGCCCCCGCGGCGCTCGCCGAGCTGCGTCGCCTCGGGCTCGCGGACGCGACGGCCGGGCGGACGCTGGCGGACGGCGACGTCACCGTCACCGCGGCCCTGCCGGGCCCGTCGGACGACGGGACGACCGCTCCTCCACCGCCGGAGGTCGCCGCCGCGCTCGTGCGTGCCGGGGTCGGCCTCCTCGGCTTCGAGGTGCGCCGGCCGTCGCTCGAGGAGGTCTTCGTCGAGCTGACCGGGGAGGGTTTCGATGTCGCTCGCTGA
- a CDS encoding ATP-binding protein yields MSEAVTRARRWRGMSLRARLTLVATAAVAGVLVVGALALSTALGAARTAALDDVVRERSTVLASLVADDRVPAALPVAQPGEVAQLLDADGGVLATSTTASRTLPVVDAATLATWRAQAGGDVLVVGTGASAYDTAARAAVRDVTWRGAPATLVTTVPATEVQGVLAALRVALVAVVPVLTAGFALVLWAVLGRALAPVEHLRAAADRVALAGGPGSLPVPAADDELGALARTLNAMLDRLEVAAARQRAFVADAAHELRSPVAAARAAVEVAAAHPDAYPVDDLVADLAPQVARMQALVDDLLVLARVGSAGVVPGPVDLAAVAADAVASVAADADARGVRVQVVGAAHGTGTADAVERVVRNLVANAVRHAASTVDVCAGTAAGRARVVVDDDGHGIAPGDRERVFARFVRLDEARERDAGGAGLGLAIAREVARELGGDVRIEDAPRGGARAVLDLPEAAPG; encoded by the coding sequence GTGAGCGAGGCCGTGACCCGCGCCCGGCGGTGGCGCGGGATGTCGCTGCGGGCCCGTCTCACGCTCGTCGCCACGGCGGCCGTCGCGGGCGTGCTCGTCGTCGGCGCGCTCGCGCTGTCCACGGCGCTCGGCGCCGCCCGGACCGCGGCCCTCGACGACGTCGTGCGCGAGCGGTCGACCGTGCTGGCGTCGCTGGTGGCCGACGACCGGGTGCCCGCGGCACTGCCCGTCGCGCAGCCCGGCGAGGTCGCGCAGCTCCTCGACGCCGACGGCGGCGTGCTCGCGACGTCGACCACCGCGTCGCGCACGCTGCCCGTGGTCGACGCCGCGACCCTCGCCACGTGGCGCGCGCAGGCGGGCGGTGACGTCCTGGTCGTCGGCACCGGCGCGAGCGCCTACGACACCGCCGCCCGTGCCGCGGTGCGCGACGTCACGTGGCGCGGGGCACCCGCGACGCTCGTGACGACCGTGCCCGCCACCGAGGTGCAGGGGGTCCTGGCCGCGCTGCGCGTCGCGCTCGTCGCCGTCGTGCCCGTGCTCACCGCGGGGTTCGCCCTCGTGCTGTGGGCCGTGCTGGGCCGTGCGCTCGCGCCCGTGGAGCACCTGCGCGCGGCGGCCGACCGCGTCGCGCTCGCGGGCGGTCCCGGGTCGCTGCCCGTGCCGGCCGCGGACGACGAGCTCGGCGCGCTGGCCCGCACGCTCAACGCCATGCTCGACCGGCTCGAGGTCGCCGCGGCGCGGCAGCGCGCGTTCGTCGCCGACGCCGCGCACGAGCTGCGCTCGCCCGTGGCGGCCGCGCGCGCCGCGGTCGAGGTCGCCGCGGCCCACCCGGACGCCTACCCGGTCGACGACCTGGTCGCGGACCTCGCGCCGCAGGTCGCGCGCATGCAGGCGCTCGTCGACGACCTTCTCGTGCTGGCCCGGGTCGGCTCCGCGGGCGTCGTGCCCGGGCCCGTCGACCTCGCCGCCGTGGCCGCGGACGCGGTCGCGTCCGTCGCCGCGGACGCCGACGCGCGCGGCGTGCGCGTCCAGGTCGTCGGAGCGGCGCACGGCACCGGGACGGCCGACGCCGTCGAGCGTGTCGTGCGCAACCTCGTCGCGAACGCCGTGCGGCACGCGGCGAGCACGGTCGACGTCTGCGCCGGGACCGCGGCGGGACGCGCGCGTGTCGTCGTCGACGACGACGGCCACGGGATCGCGCCCGGCGACCGCGAGCGCGTCTTTGCCCGGTTCGTGCGGCTGGACGAGGCGCGCGAGCGGGACGCGGGGGGCGCGGGCCTCGGCCTGGCGATCGCCCGGGAGGTCGCGCGCGAGCTGGGTGGGGACGTCCGGATCGAGGACGCGCCGCGCGGCGGGGCCCGCGCCGTGCTGGACCTGCCGGAGGCCGCGCCGGGCTGA
- a CDS encoding NAD(P)H-hydrate dehydratase codes for MAEDPVLTPALLREHPLPEPTGGKDARGGVLVLGGARGTPGAVQLAGLAALRVGAGRLTLGVAASVAAALAVATPEAGVVGLPEDDGGSVTGAGDALAGELERADVVVVGPGLDEPEGTLALLRAVLEDAPAEARLVLDAFALGVLRDADDVRAGVRGRAVLTPNTSEAARLLGEDLDDATGEGGDDADVPVAARLADGYGVVVACAGVVAEPGGRRWRSSTGYSGLGTSGSGDVLAGAVGGLAARGADLAQAACFGIEAHGVAGDRLAAAVGSHGYLARELLTELPRVLVELRAR; via the coding sequence GTGGCTGAGGACCCCGTGCTGACGCCCGCGCTGCTGCGCGAGCACCCGCTGCCCGAGCCGACGGGCGGCAAGGACGCCCGCGGCGGCGTCCTCGTCCTCGGCGGCGCACGCGGCACGCCCGGTGCGGTGCAGCTCGCGGGGCTCGCGGCCCTGCGGGTGGGCGCGGGGCGGCTGACGCTCGGCGTCGCGGCCTCGGTGGCAGCGGCGCTCGCGGTCGCGACGCCGGAGGCGGGGGTCGTCGGGCTGCCCGAGGACGACGGCGGCTCCGTGACGGGCGCGGGCGACGCGCTGGCCGGCGAGCTCGAGCGTGCCGACGTCGTCGTCGTCGGACCGGGGCTCGACGAGCCGGAGGGGACCCTCGCGCTGCTGCGCGCCGTGCTCGAGGACGCACCCGCCGAGGCGCGGCTCGTGCTCGACGCCTTCGCGCTCGGCGTGCTGCGCGATGCGGACGACGTGCGCGCGGGCGTCCGCGGGCGCGCCGTGCTGACGCCCAACACGTCGGAGGCCGCGCGGCTGCTGGGCGAGGACCTCGACGACGCGACGGGCGAGGGCGGCGACGACGCGGACGTGCCCGTCGCCGCGCGGCTCGCCGACGGGTACGGCGTCGTCGTGGCGTGCGCGGGCGTGGTGGCCGAGCCCGGTGGCCGGCGCTGGCGCTCGTCCACCGGCTACTCGGGGCTGGGGACCTCCGGCAGCGGTGACGTGCTCGCCGGGGCGGTCGGCGGGCTCGCGGCGCGCGGTGCGGACCTCGCGCAGGCGGCGTGCTTCGGCATCGAGGCGCACGGCGTGGCGGGCGACCGGCTGGCTGCGGCCGTCGGATCGCACGGGTACCTCGCGCGCGAGCTGCTGACCGAGCTGCCGCGCGTGCTCGTCGAGCTGCGCGCCCGCTGA